Proteins encoded by one window of Xylocopa sonorina isolate GNS202 chromosome 16, iyXylSono1_principal, whole genome shotgun sequence:
- the LOC143431013 gene encoding uncharacterized protein LOC143431013, whose amino-acid sequence MFQNALLDNLTSVRVRSDGYRRHLFVKRDCRFRDIDQDVLCICYTETYDFLAAGLTDGSLKLYKTSSGEVLTLRDTEMMQKPSPTTAIKHRPVHRSHPITRTFIATYANGCVKCWHYPTAQCLYTIREKRQTLGLAYHSHLPKFVTLGDDAKLVLYDEETKVQERVFHASDSLEVMDGHKSRVFSACFNPKSAHELISGGWDDTIQFWDTRQPYALRRISGVHMCGDGLDISRNGKEILSCSWQRENPIQLWDYRGGRLLVSLEPDSYSSLLYCGKYVSNMFLACGGTDANLFRVVDLRSHAVSFLPNCPLLHVLTFLLQNETNTCRKSTKSTQQLHRQNGPLQTLYNSVESVRWILLKLYLEITEWEGMKVERPEKSFGGCNFLLEKDIDLNFA is encoded by the exons ATgttccaaa ATGCGTTACTcgataatttaacaagtgtacgCGTTA gatctgacggctatagacgtcatttgttcgTCAAG AGGGATTGTCGTTTCAGAGACATCGACCAGGACGTCCTCTGCATCTGTTACACAGAGACTTACGACTTTTTGGCGGCTGGCCTTACCGACGGTTCCCTAAAATTGTACAAAACAAGCTCTGGCGAGGTTCTAACCCTGCGTGACACTGAAATGATGCAGAAACCTAGTCCAACGACCGCGATTAAACACAGGCCAGTGCACAGATCTCATCCAATCACTCGTACCTTCATTGCTACTT ATGCAAACGGCTGCGTGAAATGCTGGCACTATCCAACAGCACAGTGTCTTTACACGATCCGTGAGAAGAGACAAACATTGGGCTTGGCTTACCACTCCCATTTACCAAAGTTTGTGACATTGGGCGACGATGCGAAGCTGGTTTTGTACGACGAGGAGACCAAAGTGCAGGAGCGAGTGTTTCACGCAAG CGATTCGTTGGAAGTGATGGACGGCCACAAGTCCAGAGTGTTCAGCGCCTGTTTCAACCCAAAATCAGCGCACGAGTTGATCAGCGGTGGTTGGGACGACACCATACAATTTTGGGACACGAGGCAACCATACGCGTTGAGGCGTATATCCGGTGTCCACATGTGCGGCGATGGACTCGACATAAGCAGGAATGGAAAAGAG ATATTGTCGTGTTCCTGGCAAAGAGAGAATCCCATCCAATTATGGGACTATCGTGGTGGCAGATTGTTGGTCTCCCTCGAACCAGAcagctactcttccctgctttATTGTGGCAAATATGTCTCCAACATGTTCCTCGCTTGTGGCGGAACGGACGCCAATCTCTTCAGAGTGGTCGATTTACGATCACACGCGGTGAGTTTCCTACCAAACTGTCCATTGCTTCACGTTTTAACTTTTTTATTACAAAATGAAACGAATACTTGCAGAAAATCTACAAAATCGACGCAACAACTGCATCGTCAAAATGGCCCTCTTCAAACATTATATAATTCTGTCGAATCTGTTCGATGGATTCTGTTGAAACTTT ACCTTGAAATAACGGAGTGGGAGGGGATGAAAGTTGAGCGTCCAGAGAAGTCTTTTGGAGGCTGCAACTTTTTACTGGAAAAAGATATCGATTTGAATTTTGCGTGA